From the Flavobacterium galactosidilyticum genome, one window contains:
- a CDS encoding outer membrane beta-barrel family protein — protein sequence MKKIKSALILALFLTTIFSFAQQPPMKPKIKITGKVIEKVSKQPLEYATITFLLPNNPKPVAGGITNPKGEFDIEVNPGVYDIKIEFISFKINEIKQKSLKTSTSLGLISLEEDANQLNEVVIRSEKTTVEIKLDKKVYNVGNDLMVKGGTVSDVLDNIPSVSVDVEGNVSLRGNDNVRVLIDGKPSNAINIAEALRLIPADAIEKVEVITNPSARYDAEGGGGLLNIILKKGKNQGLNGTFIASTGYPETYGLSGNLNYKSKNFNLFTTQGYSNRNSPGSSITNSEYLNSDNSTRNYIYENRENERNNKGYNGNFGIELYLNESTSWTNSLNYRKSNGDNVDNVLQNYYDSGFNYDYTRNRINDEISDSENVEFATNFMKKFKRDGHKLTIDGSFSSNDDVNDALITDTATNSNVLKLDKTINNQNQKRNLIQMDYVLPFGKGSQFEAGYRGDFSDLVTDYQVENDGVINNNFTNTLEYKEKVNALYTQYGQKINKFSVLFGLRFEDSNIEINQLATNDYNTKKYSNFFPSAFFTYEISDQSSASVSYSRRIQRPRGRMLNPFNSLSSNINIFVGNPDLNPAFSDALDFGYIKRWEKLTFNTSLYVNKTTDVFQFARRESGAFVNGTPVIISSPINLATEYRTGFEFTLNYSPYKWWKLNGNFNLFRNETQGIFTYTDFNNNVNVQDFGNVATSWSSRITSKITLPYKIDWQTNASYNAPQTSAQGKSLGVFAANLAFSKDVLKDKGTLSFNISDVFNSRKRITENYLQGVVSSYSEMQWRQRQFSLSFTYRFNKPKNERERPRPNQNDNEGDFQG from the coding sequence ATGAAAAAAATAAAATCTGCTTTAATTCTAGCTCTTTTTTTAACTACTATTTTTAGTTTTGCGCAACAGCCACCGATGAAACCTAAAATTAAAATAACAGGGAAAGTAATCGAAAAAGTAAGTAAACAACCACTTGAGTATGCAACTATTACTTTTTTACTTCCAAATAATCCAAAACCTGTAGCAGGTGGTATTACAAATCCAAAAGGAGAGTTTGATATTGAAGTTAATCCTGGCGTTTATGATATAAAAATTGAGTTTATATCTTTCAAAATTAATGAAATCAAACAAAAAAGTTTAAAGACTAGCACGAGTTTAGGTTTGATAAGTTTAGAAGAAGATGCTAATCAGTTAAACGAAGTTGTTATTCGTTCTGAAAAAACCACTGTCGAAATCAAATTAGACAAGAAAGTATATAACGTAGGGAATGACCTTATGGTAAAAGGTGGAACAGTAAGTGACGTTTTAGACAATATTCCTTCTGTTTCTGTAGATGTGGAAGGAAATGTAAGTTTACGTGGTAATGATAATGTAAGAGTACTTATTGATGGAAAACCATCAAACGCGATTAATATTGCTGAAGCTTTACGCTTAATTCCTGCTGATGCTATCGAAAAAGTGGAGGTTATTACTAATCCATCTGCTAGATATGACGCAGAAGGCGGTGGTGGTTTATTAAACATTATATTGAAAAAAGGAAAAAATCAAGGTTTAAATGGAACTTTTATAGCTTCTACAGGATATCCTGAAACCTATGGTTTAAGTGGAAATTTAAATTATAAATCAAAAAACTTCAATCTTTTTACTACTCAAGGATACAGCAATCGTAATAGTCCAGGTAGCTCGATAACTAATTCAGAATATTTGAATTCAGATAATTCTACAAGAAACTACATCTACGAAAACAGGGAAAACGAAAGAAATAATAAAGGATATAATGGAAATTTTGGAATTGAATTGTATTTAAATGAATCTACTTCTTGGACAAATTCATTAAACTACAGAAAAAGTAATGGAGATAACGTTGATAACGTTTTGCAAAATTATTATGATTCAGGTTTTAATTATGACTACACGAGAAACCGAATCAATGACGAGATTAGCGATAGTGAAAATGTAGAATTTGCCACTAATTTCATGAAAAAATTCAAGAGAGATGGTCACAAATTGACTATTGACGGTTCGTTCTCTTCTAATGATGATGTGAATGACGCTTTAATTACAGATACAGCGACGAATAGTAATGTGTTAAAATTAGACAAAACTATTAATAATCAAAATCAAAAAAGAAACTTAATTCAAATGGATTATGTTTTACCTTTTGGAAAAGGAAGTCAGTTTGAAGCAGGATACCGTGGTGATTTTTCAGATTTAGTTACTGATTACCAAGTGGAAAACGATGGGGTTATCAACAATAACTTTACCAATACATTAGAATATAAAGAGAAAGTAAATGCACTTTATACGCAATACGGACAAAAAATCAATAAATTCTCTGTTCTTTTTGGTTTGCGTTTTGAAGATTCAAATATCGAAATCAATCAATTAGCTACAAACGATTACAATACTAAAAAGTATAGTAACTTTTTCCCAAGCGCATTCTTCACTTATGAAATATCAGATCAAAGTAGTGCTTCTGTAAGTTATAGTCGAAGAATACAAAGGCCTAGAGGTCGTATGCTGAATCCTTTTAACAGTTTATCTAGTAACATCAATATTTTTGTGGGAAATCCGGACTTAAATCCAGCATTTTCTGATGCGCTTGATTTTGGATACATCAAAAGATGGGAAAAATTGACATTCAACACTTCGTTATATGTTAATAAAACAACAGATGTTTTTCAATTTGCAAGAAGAGAATCAGGTGCATTCGTTAACGGAACTCCAGTAATTATTAGCTCACCAATTAACTTAGCAACTGAGTATAGAACTGGATTTGAATTTACATTAAACTATTCTCCTTATAAATGGTGGAAATTAAATGGAAACTTCAACTTATTTAGAAATGAAACTCAAGGTATATTTACCTACACTGATTTTAACAATAACGTAAATGTCCAAGATTTTGGTAATGTAGCGACATCTTGGTCTTCAAGAATAACTTCAAAGATAACATTGCCGTACAAAATTGACTGGCAAACTAATGCAAGTTATAATGCACCACAAACAAGTGCTCAAGGTAAAAGCTTAGGTGTTTTTGCAGCTAACTTAGCGTTTAGTAAAGATGTTTTGAAAGATAAAGGAACACTATCGTTCAATATTAGTGATGTATTTAATTCTAGAAAAAGAATTACTGAGAATTATCTTCAAGGAGTTGTAAGTTCATACAGCGAAATGCAGTGGAGACAAAGACAATTTAGTCTATCATTCACATATCGTTTCAACAAACCTAAAAACGAGAGAGAAAGACCTAGACCAAATCAAAACGATAACGAAGGTGATTTCCAAGGATAA
- a CDS encoding Lrp/AsnC family transcriptional regulator has translation MMLDAIDKNLLFLLQSDCKKTTKELSLKLNLSVTAVYERIKKLEREGIIDKYVVLVDRSKVEKGFVVFCHLKLIQHTKEFISKFESQVVQLKEVLECHHVSGDYDYILKIVVKDMEAYREFLVTKLTTLEHIGSTHSTFMINEVKNTTVIVL, from the coding sequence ATGATGCTAGACGCAATAGATAAAAACCTACTTTTCCTGTTACAATCGGATTGTAAGAAAACAACCAAAGAACTTTCTCTCAAATTGAACCTTTCTGTAACTGCAGTTTATGAGCGAATCAAAAAATTAGAACGGGAAGGCATAATAGATAAATATGTAGTTTTAGTTGATCGCTCTAAAGTCGAGAAAGGTTTTGTTGTTTTTTGCCATCTAAAACTGATCCAACATACTAAAGAGTTTATTTCGAAATTTGAAAGTCAAGTCGTGCAACTAAAGGAAGTCTTAGAATGCCATCATGTAAGCGGTGATTATGATTATATTCTAAAAATTGTCGTAAAAGACATGGAAGCCTATCGAGAATTCTTGGTTACTAAACTCACCACTTTAGAACATATAGGAAGTACACACAGTACTTTTATGATCAATGAAGTCAAAAATACGACAGTCATTGTACTTTAA
- the fumC gene encoding class II fumarate hydratase, with protein sequence MKFRIEKDTMGEVQVPADKYWGAQTERSRNNFKIGSSASMPKEIIEGFAYLKKAAAYANCDLGVLPTEKRDAIAAVCDEILAGKLDNEFPLVIWQTGSGTQSNMNVNEVVANRAQVLKGFNIGEGEQFIKANDDVNKSQSSNDTFPTGMHIAAYKAVVEVTIPGVEKLRDTLHAKAIEFKNVVKIGRTHLMDATPLTLGQEISGYVAQLNYGLKAVKNTLAHLSEVALGGTAVGTGLNTPEGYDVKVAEYIAEFTGHPFVTAENKFEALAAHDAIVESHGALKQLAVSLNKIANDVRMLASGPRSGIGEIIIPENEPGSSIMPGKVNPTQCEALTMVCAQVMGNDVAITVGGMQGQYELNVFKPLMAANFLQSARLLGDACLSFDEHCAQGIEPNYKRIKELVDNSLMLVTALNTKIGYYKSAEIAQTAHKNGTTLKEEAVRLGYVTSEDFDAWVKPEDMVGSLK encoded by the coding sequence ATGAAATTCAGAATAGAAAAAGACACCATGGGTGAAGTGCAGGTTCCTGCAGACAAATATTGGGGCGCACAAACTGAACGTTCTAGAAACAACTTCAAAATAGGATCTTCAGCATCAATGCCTAAAGAAATCATTGAAGGTTTTGCTTATCTAAAAAAAGCTGCTGCATATGCTAATTGCGATTTAGGAGTATTGCCAACAGAAAAAAGAGATGCAATTGCAGCTGTTTGTGATGAAATACTTGCCGGAAAATTAGATAATGAATTTCCATTGGTAATATGGCAAACAGGTTCTGGGACACAAAGCAACATGAACGTAAATGAAGTTGTTGCTAATCGTGCTCAAGTGTTAAAAGGTTTCAACATTGGCGAAGGCGAACAATTCATTAAAGCAAATGATGATGTAAACAAATCACAATCTTCTAATGATACTTTTCCCACAGGAATGCACATCGCTGCTTACAAAGCGGTTGTTGAAGTTACCATTCCAGGTGTTGAAAAACTAAGAGACACTTTGCACGCTAAGGCTATTGAATTCAAAAATGTTGTAAAAATTGGACGTACGCATTTAATGGATGCTACACCGCTTACCTTAGGTCAAGAAATTTCAGGATATGTAGCGCAATTAAACTACGGTTTAAAAGCAGTTAAAAACACGCTGGCTCACTTATCAGAAGTAGCTTTAGGAGGAACAGCAGTAGGAACTGGACTAAATACACCAGAAGGCTACGATGTAAAAGTAGCTGAGTATATCGCTGAATTTACAGGACATCCTTTTGTAACTGCTGAAAATAAATTTGAAGCATTAGCAGCTCATGATGCAATTGTAGAATCTCATGGTGCTTTAAAACAATTAGCCGTTTCATTAAACAAAATTGCTAATGATGTGCGTATGCTAGCTTCAGGACCACGTTCAGGAATTGGAGAAATAATAATTCCAGAAAACGAGCCTGGATCTTCAATTATGCCAGGAAAAGTAAATCCAACACAATGTGAAGCCTTAACTATGGTTTGCGCACAAGTGATGGGTAATGATGTTGCTATTACCGTTGGAGGAATGCAAGGTCAGTATGAATTGAATGTTTTTAAACCATTAATGGCTGCAAACTTTTTACAATCGGCTCGTTTATTAGGAGATGCATGTCTTTCTTTTGATGAACATTGCGCTCAAGGTATCGAACCAAACTACAAACGCATCAAAGAATTAGTTGATAATTCATTAATGTTAGTTACTGCTTTGAATACTAAAATTGGTTATTACAAATCTGCTGAAATTGCTCAAACAGCGCATAAAAACGGCACAACTTTAAAAGAAGAAGCAGTTCGTTTAGGATACGTTACTTCAGAAGATTTTGATGCTTGGGTAAAACCAGAAGATATGGTAGGAAGTTTGAAATAA
- the lpdA gene encoding dihydrolipoyl dehydrogenase: MSSFDVVIIGSGPGGYVSAIRCAQLGFKTAIIEKYSTLGGTCLNVGCIPSKALLASSHHYSEISHFADHGIEVSGEVKVNLEKMIARKQAVVDQTSGGVKFLMDKNKITVLEGLGSFVDATHVAVAKADGTSETIEAKNIIIATGSKPSSLPFIKLDKERIITSTEALKLKEVPKHLIIIGGGVIGIELGQVYLRLGAQVSVVEYLDRIIPGMDASLSKELTKVLKKQGMKFYVSHKVKSVERNGDGVVVQAENAKGETITLQGDYSLVSVGRRPYTEGLNAENAGVKISDRGMVEVNDHLQTNVPNIYAIGDVVRGAMLAHKAEEEGTMVAEILAGQKPHIDYNLIPGVVYTWPEVAAVGQTEEQLKAAGVDYKSGSFPFKALGRARAGGDLDGFVKILADTKTDEVLGVHMIGARCADLIAEAVTAMEFKASAEDISRMSHAHPTFAEAIKEAALAATDNRALHV; this comes from the coding sequence ATGAGTTCATTTGACGTAGTCATTATAGGTTCAGGACCTGGAGGATATGTATCAGCAATTCGTTGTGCGCAACTAGGTTTTAAAACAGCAATTATCGAGAAATATTCTACTTTAGGTGGAACTTGTTTAAATGTAGGTTGTATTCCTTCTAAAGCTTTGCTTGCCTCTTCTCACCATTATAGTGAAATTTCACATTTTGCAGATCACGGAATCGAAGTTTCTGGTGAAGTAAAAGTAAATTTAGAAAAAATGATTGCACGCAAACAAGCTGTTGTTGACCAAACTTCTGGTGGTGTGAAATTTTTGATGGACAAAAATAAAATTACTGTTCTTGAAGGCTTAGGTTCTTTTGTTGATGCTACGCATGTTGCGGTTGCTAAAGCTGATGGAACTTCAGAAACTATTGAGGCTAAAAATATAATTATTGCTACAGGTTCTAAACCATCTTCTTTACCATTTATCAAATTAGATAAAGAAAGAATCATTACTTCTACAGAAGCGTTGAAATTGAAAGAAGTACCTAAACACTTAATTATTATTGGTGGTGGAGTTATTGGTATTGAGTTAGGTCAAGTCTATTTACGTTTAGGAGCACAAGTTTCTGTAGTAGAATATTTAGACAGAATTATTCCAGGAATGGATGCTTCTTTGTCTAAAGAATTGACTAAAGTATTAAAAAAACAAGGTATGAAATTCTACGTTTCGCATAAAGTGAAATCAGTAGAAAGAAATGGAGATGGAGTTGTAGTTCAAGCAGAAAATGCTAAAGGAGAAACAATCACTTTACAAGGAGATTACTCTTTAGTTTCTGTTGGTCGTCGTCCCTATACAGAAGGATTGAATGCTGAAAATGCTGGAGTAAAAATTTCGGATAGAGGAATGGTTGAAGTAAACGATCATTTACAAACTAATGTTCCTAATATCTATGCAATTGGTGATGTAGTTCGTGGTGCAATGTTAGCACACAAAGCGGAAGAAGAAGGTACTATGGTTGCTGAAATATTAGCAGGTCAAAAACCACATATTGATTATAACTTGATTCCAGGCGTTGTTTATACTTGGCCAGAAGTGGCTGCAGTTGGACAAACAGAAGAGCAATTAAAAGCTGCTGGTGTAGATTATAAATCAGGAAGTTTCCCTTTCAAAGCGTTAGGTCGTGCGAGAGCAGGAGGAGATTTAGACGGATTTGTAAAAATTCTTGCTGATACAAAAACCGATGAGGTTTTAGGAGTTCACATGATTGGTGCTCGTTGTGCTGATTTGATTGCAGAAGCAGTAACTGCAATGGAATTTAAAGCATCTGCCGAAGATATTTCTAGAATGTCACATGCGCATCCTACTTTTGCGGAGGCTATAAAAGAAGCTGCATTAGCCGCTACAGATAATAGAGCACTGCACGTATAG